From Streptomyces qinzhouensis, one genomic window encodes:
- a CDS encoding NAD(P)/FAD-dependent oxidoreductase gives MLSSTAHHADHAEVIVVGAGVAGLSAALALTAAGVGVSVLEAADRPGGRMTTEETDGFRLDRVGRFLSTSHRELHRLPALSALTLRPFAPGVLVHGDGRLHRTGEVVRRRSSAAVPYPRARTDRSDPSDTHGAWAGRRGVGGALTVARALASAPRPLDEALLGASLARLAGMSAARLAARPERPAAEALAARGLPARTLGGFLRPLLSALLCDPELTTSSRCADLVLRSFARGRLCVPEGGSGAIPDLLAAALPPGTVLTGVRVKEASINRVSTEEYGELSCRALVLATGAREAAELLPGLRVPDFHPVTLVHHSAPEAPATGAALVLDADRTGPVAHTSVMSAVDPTRAPEGRALITSVVLGTPPARPDTAVRAQLARMYGMPTDDWELLAVHRTPDAVPAMPAPHDPRRRVRVLSGLYVCGDHRDTSTVQGALRSGRRAAQEVLRDFGVPGVPELPMAA, from the coding sequence GTGCTCAGCAGCACCGCACACCACGCGGACCATGCGGAGGTCATCGTCGTGGGAGCCGGCGTCGCCGGACTCTCCGCGGCCCTCGCACTCACCGCCGCAGGCGTCGGCGTCTCCGTCCTGGAGGCCGCGGACCGGCCCGGGGGCCGGATGACCACCGAGGAGACCGACGGGTTCCGGCTCGACCGCGTCGGCCGGTTCCTCAGCACCTCCCATCGGGAGCTGCACCGTCTCCCGGCCCTGTCGGCCCTGACCCTGCGTCCGTTCGCGCCCGGAGTACTGGTCCACGGCGACGGCAGGCTGCACCGTACGGGCGAGGTGGTACGCCGCCGGAGCTCGGCGGCCGTACCGTACCCCCGCGCGCGTACCGACCGATCCGACCCCTCCGACACGCACGGCGCATGGGCGGGCCGCAGGGGCGTAGGGGGAGCACTGACCGTGGCACGCGCCCTCGCGAGCGCCCCCAGACCGCTGGACGAGGCCCTCCTCGGCGCCTCCCTGGCCCGGCTCGCGGGAATGTCGGCGGCCCGGCTGGCGGCCCGCCCGGAGCGGCCGGCGGCCGAGGCGCTGGCCGCCCGCGGCCTCCCCGCCCGGACCCTCGGCGGCTTTCTGCGCCCGCTGCTGTCGGCGCTGCTGTGCGATCCGGAGCTGACCACGTCGAGCCGGTGCGCCGATCTCGTCCTCCGCAGTTTCGCCCGGGGCCGTCTCTGTGTGCCCGAGGGCGGTTCGGGGGCGATCCCGGACCTGCTGGCGGCGGCCCTGCCCCCGGGCACGGTCCTGACCGGCGTCCGGGTCAAGGAGGCGTCGATCAACCGGGTCAGCACGGAGGAGTACGGCGAACTGTCCTGCCGGGCGCTGGTCCTCGCCACGGGTGCCCGGGAGGCGGCCGAACTGCTGCCGGGGCTGCGGGTGCCGGACTTCCATCCGGTGACGCTGGTGCACCACAGCGCGCCCGAGGCGCCGGCGACGGGTGCGGCGCTGGTGCTCGACGCGGACCGGACGGGCCCGGTGGCGCATACCTCGGTGATGAGCGCGGTGGACCCGACGCGGGCGCCCGAGGGCCGCGCGCTGATCACCTCGGTGGTGCTGGGCACTCCGCCGGCCCGTCCGGACACCGCGGTCCGCGCGCAGCTGGCGAGGATGTACGGGATGCCGACGGACGACTGGGAGCTGCTCGCGGTCCACCGGACACCGGACGCGGTGCCCGCGATGCCCGCCCCCCACGATCCGCGCCGCCGGGTCCGGGTGCTGTCGGGCCTGTACGTCTGCGGCGACCACCGCGATACGAGCACGGTCCAGGGCGCCCTCCGGTCGGGCCGCCGCGCCGCGCAGGAGGTACTGCGCGACTTCGGCGTCCCCGGCGTCCCGGAGCTGCCGATGGCCGCGTGA
- a CDS encoding GNAT family N-acetyltransferase, translating to MSAFPVSPMYSGQVRVRPARAEDAAALGALDRATWSTLHAVSPEPVPPYDPFFDSTHRPEHYLVAEETGDGGPDGPLGYIRLVPPTPLPCNRHVRQIQGLAVAAAARGRGVGRALLRASYDEARRQGAVRLTLRVLGHNAPARALYESEGFAVEGVLRDEFHLGGAYVDDVLMARRLD from the coding sequence ATGTCCGCGTTCCCTGTATCACCCATGTACTCCGGCCAGGTCCGGGTCAGGCCGGCCCGCGCCGAGGACGCGGCGGCGCTCGGCGCGCTCGACCGCGCGACCTGGTCGACGCTGCACGCCGTGTCGCCCGAGCCGGTGCCCCCGTACGACCCCTTCTTCGACTCCACCCACCGGCCCGAGCACTACCTCGTGGCCGAGGAGACCGGCGACGGTGGGCCGGACGGGCCGCTCGGATACATCCGGCTGGTGCCGCCGACCCCGCTGCCCTGCAACCGGCACGTCCGCCAGATACAAGGACTGGCCGTGGCGGCGGCGGCCCGCGGCCGAGGGGTCGGCCGGGCGCTGCTCCGCGCGTCGTACGACGAGGCACGGCGGCAGGGCGCCGTACGGCTGACCCTGCGGGTCCTCGGGCACAACGCCCCCGCCCGCGCCCTCTACGAGAGCGAGGGCTTCGCCGTCGAAGGCGTACTGCGGGACGAATTCCACCTGGGCGGGGCGTATGTGGACGATGTCCTCATGGCCCGCCGCCTGGACTGA
- a CDS encoding TIGR01777 family oxidoreductase encodes MAFMRIAVSGSTGLIGTALVHSLRSDGHEVVRLVRRPARSGDEVRWDPPRGHVDTAGLVGCEAVVNLAGAGVGDHRWTAAYRKEIRDSRVLGTAALAAAVASLDTPPRVLLCGSAVGYYGETGDRAVDESAPAGSGFLPEVCVEWEAAAARAREAGIRTAFARTGLVVARRGGAWGRMFPLFKAGLGGRLGDGRQYWSFIALHDEVAALRHILDTPSLSGPVNCTAPEPLTNREITAAMARAVHRPALFAVPGFALRAALGDMASDVLASTRAVPRKLLDSGFTFAFPGIDAAITAALTTPER; translated from the coding sequence ATGGCCTTTATGAGGATCGCGGTCTCCGGCTCCACCGGGCTCATCGGCACGGCACTCGTCCACTCCCTGCGCTCCGACGGCCACGAAGTCGTCAGGCTGGTGCGCAGACCGGCGCGGTCGGGGGACGAGGTGCGGTGGGATCCGCCCCGGGGCCACGTCGATACGGCGGGCCTGGTCGGCTGTGAGGCGGTGGTCAATCTCGCGGGCGCGGGCGTCGGCGACCACCGCTGGACCGCCGCGTACCGCAAGGAGATCCGCGACAGCCGGGTGCTGGGCACCGCGGCGCTCGCCGCCGCCGTCGCCTCCCTCGACACCCCGCCGCGGGTACTGCTCTGCGGCAGCGCGGTGGGCTACTACGGGGAGACGGGCGACCGCGCGGTCGACGAGAGCGCCCCGGCGGGGTCGGGTTTCCTGCCGGAGGTCTGTGTGGAGTGGGAGGCGGCAGCGGCCCGGGCGCGGGAGGCGGGCATCCGTACCGCCTTCGCCCGTACCGGTCTGGTGGTGGCGCGCCGCGGGGGTGCGTGGGGCCGGATGTTCCCGCTGTTCAAGGCCGGGCTCGGCGGGCGGCTCGGCGACGGGCGGCAGTACTGGAGCTTTATCGCGCTGCACGACGAGGTGGCGGCGCTGCGGCATATCCTCGATACGCCGTCCCTGTCCGGTCCGGTGAACTGCACCGCGCCCGAACCGCTGACCAATCGCGAGATCACGGCGGCGATGGCCCGCGCGGTCCACCGCCCGGCCCTGTTCGCGGTCCCCGGCTTCGCGCTGCGCGCCGCGCTGGGCGATATGGCGTCCGACGTCCTGGCGAGTACCCGCGCGGTCCCCCGCAAACTGCTGGACTCGGGCTTCACGTTCGCCTTCCCCGGCATCGACGCGGCGATCACGGCGGCCCTCACGACCCCTGAGCGGTAG
- a CDS encoding tetratricopeptide repeat protein, whose amino-acid sequence MTERPPQRIPNRQLAALIAEAGFSNAGLARRVDQLGLEHGLDLRYDKTSVTRWLRGQQPRGTTPALIAEVFTRRLGRRLSAQDLGLDACAPVYAGLEFAATPEEAVEIVGGLWRKDSGSHAELRKIAFTPAGLVVPSRDWLIGRADERVGRGDPTPGTGPGGPRVPVQGGTGVPRQRTADRITERGPGQRVSSGDIAALRSVGELFRTIDNAYGGGHARQALVRYLEHEAEPMLRGTYGEVTGRRLFGAVADLTRLAGWTSYDIAAHGLAQRYFVQALRLAQAAGDRAYGSYVLVTMSRQAVYLGHGREAVQLTRVAQQGLGPAAPPVVQSLLHAVEARGHGVLGEARACTASLVRAERALESARPGDEVPYWARFFDEAQLADELGHCYRDLQQYRPAIQHAERSLQLRPHGLARSRLFCRVVLATARLGLGELDQACALGAEAALQASEMRSVRAVEYVRDFERRLEPYREAAAVRTYRERVAALG is encoded by the coding sequence ATGACGGAACGACCCCCGCAGCGCATCCCCAACCGCCAGCTTGCCGCACTCATCGCCGAAGCCGGATTCTCCAATGCCGGGCTTGCCCGCAGAGTGGACCAGCTCGGTCTTGAGCACGGTCTCGACCTCCGTTACGACAAGACGTCCGTGACCCGCTGGCTCCGCGGCCAGCAGCCGCGCGGCACCACCCCCGCGCTCATCGCCGAGGTCTTCACCCGCCGGCTCGGCAGACGGCTCTCCGCGCAGGACCTGGGGCTCGACGCCTGTGCCCCCGTCTACGCGGGTCTCGAGTTCGCCGCCACCCCCGAGGAGGCCGTCGAGATCGTCGGCGGGCTCTGGCGCAAGGACTCCGGCAGCCACGCCGAACTGCGCAAGATCGCGTTCACCCCCGCCGGTCTCGTCGTTCCCAGCCGTGACTGGCTGATCGGGCGCGCCGACGAACGCGTCGGGCGGGGCGACCCCACCCCCGGTACGGGACCGGGCGGGCCGCGGGTACCCGTCCAGGGCGGTACCGGCGTCCCCCGGCAGCGCACCGCCGACCGGATCACCGAACGGGGTCCGGGCCAGCGGGTCTCCAGCGGTGACATCGCCGCACTGCGCTCGGTCGGCGAACTCTTCCGCACGATCGACAACGCGTACGGCGGCGGCCATGCCCGCCAGGCCCTCGTCCGCTATCTGGAGCACGAGGCCGAGCCGATGCTCCGCGGTACGTACGGGGAGGTCACCGGGCGCCGGCTGTTCGGCGCCGTCGCCGATCTCACCCGGCTCGCCGGGTGGACCTCGTACGATATCGCCGCACACGGTCTCGCCCAGCGCTACTTCGTCCAGGCGCTGCGGCTGGCGCAGGCCGCCGGGGACCGGGCCTACGGCTCGTACGTCCTGGTCACGATGAGCCGTCAGGCCGTCTATCTGGGCCATGGGCGCGAGGCGGTCCAGCTCACCCGGGTCGCCCAGCAGGGGCTCGGTCCCGCCGCCCCGCCCGTGGTGCAGTCGCTGCTGCACGCGGTGGAGGCCCGCGGTCACGGCGTCCTGGGCGAGGCCCGTGCCTGCACCGCGTCGCTGGTCCGGGCCGAACGCGCGCTGGAGTCGGCCCGCCCGGGCGACGAGGTGCCGTACTGGGCCCGGTTCTTCGACGAGGCACAGCTCGCCGACGAGTTGGGGCACTGCTACCGCGATCTCCAGCAGTACCGCCCGGCGATCCAGCACGCGGAACGCTCCCTCCAGCTCCGCCCGCACGGACTGGCCCGCAGCCGGCTCTTCTGCCGTGTCGTCCTCGCCACCGCCCGCCTCGGCCTCGGCGAACTCGACCAGGCGTGCGCGCTGGGCGCGGAGGCCGCCCTCCAGGCCTCGGAGATGCGTTCGGTCCGGGCGGTGGAGTACGTCCGCGACTTCGAACGCCGGCTGGAGCCGTACCGCGAGGCGGCGGCGGTCCGCACCTACCGCGAGCGGGTCGCGGCTCTGGGGTAG
- a CDS encoding DUF4240 domain-containing protein, whose product MDETEFWEIVDSTREAAEGDPEDHADLLVERLLRLDPDSVLDFARHFEARYNRAYTWDLWGAAAVLLGGASDDAFDYFRCWLIGQGREVFEGAVHEPDSLAELLDGFDEDIDGDGEELGYAADEAYEQLTGVIAPDLGLPPQPAEPLGTPFDFDDDADLARRFPRLWERFGPE is encoded by the coding sequence ATGGACGAGACGGAGTTCTGGGAGATCGTCGACAGCACCCGCGAGGCCGCCGAGGGTGATCCCGAGGACCATGCGGATCTGCTGGTCGAGCGGCTGCTCCGGCTCGACCCGGACTCCGTGCTCGACTTCGCCCGTCATTTCGAGGCCCGCTACAACCGCGCGTACACCTGGGATCTGTGGGGTGCGGCGGCCGTGCTGCTGGGCGGCGCCAGTGACGATGCCTTCGACTACTTCCGCTGCTGGCTGATCGGCCAGGGCCGGGAGGTCTTCGAGGGCGCGGTGCACGAACCGGACTCCCTCGCCGAGCTGCTCGACGGTTTCGACGAGGACATCGACGGTGACGGCGAGGAGCTCGGCTATGCGGCCGACGAGGCGTACGAGCAGCTCACCGGCGTGATCGCACCGGATCTGGGGCTGCCGCCGCAGCCCGCGGAGCCGCTGGGCACCCCGTTCGACTTCGACGACGACGCGGATCTGGCGCGGCGGTTCCCCCGGCTGTGGGAGCGCTTCGGCCCGGAGTGA